ACACGAACGCCCCAATTCTTCTTTCTCACCACCCAGCGGCAGTAAACCCATCTCGCGCCCCCCACCCCACCTGCTGGAGGACTTGTCATGATCGAGAAGCTCGTCTCGTGGCTGCGCACGCAGCTCGACACCCACACCGGAGCACAGGTCAAGACACCGGCGCTGCGGATACGTTCGTCATCACGCTTCGTCTCGGCGCGTGTCGGCACCGAGGCGAGCGCGCGCACAGACCTGCTCGATGCCTTTCTGCACGCGAGCCACGGCAGGCTCGGCAACGTCGCAGAGGTGCATCGCGAGGCACTTGAGCGCGACGCGCTGTTCTATGGGCGCCTCTCCCGCTGGTATGCCGAGAACGGGGCGGTGCGCGACCACAACGAGCTGTTCGTGGCGCATCTGCTCACATCGCCGCACCCGAGCCACCGCGTGCACGCGCGCATGCTCATGCAGCGGCTGCGGGTGTACCAGGTGTCTCGCGTGGTCAAGTACGTGCGCGAGACCCTGCACTTCAACGGGCGCGCGCTGAAGCGAGCGGTGGAGGCCTACCTGCGCCGTCGCGAGGCCCACGAAGCCTGGTTTGACGAGTGCGTCATCCGCGACCGCCACAACCTGAAAGGGCTGTATGCGTCGCTGCACATCAAGCCGTCGGCGCGGGCGGCGCAGATGCTGTTCGATGAGACCCCCCCGAGCGACAGCCGGGTTGCCCAGGCCCGCGCTCTCGCGCGGCTGGCGGAAGACCCGGCCGCTCAAGCCCGCCTCATCGTGGAGCACCACATCCACTACACCACGGCCATCGGAGCCGTGAAGCACTACACACCCATGATCTTGTTCGCGCTGGTGAAGGTGATGACCCCGCCGCAGATCATCACGAATCTCGCGATGCTGGCGAAACGTGGCGCATTTGAACACCGCGAGACGAAAGCGCTGCTCGACCAGAAGATCCGCGAGGCTGTGCGAGAGAACCGGGTGAGTGACTTCAAGACCGTGCAGGCGCTTCGAGCAGTGGGCCACGATGCACGCATCAGCGGGAACCTGCTCGACACGCTCCAGCAGCGCCTGAGAAACCGAGGGCGCATCGAAGTGCCCACAGCGCTCTTCATCGACAAGTCGGCCAGCATGGAGGAAGCGCTGGAGATCGGCAAGCAGCTGGCCATCCTCTGCTCGGCGGTGGCCGACCACGACCTGCACGTGTTCGCCTTCGACGCGACGGCCTTCGAGATCAACCCGCGAACACGCGACCTGCGTGGATGGGAAGAGGCCTTCTCCCCCATCTGCGCCAACAACGCCACCTCCATCGGGGCTCCGTTCACGCGGCTGGGAGACCGGCGCGTTGAGCAGATCGTGGTGATCACCGATGGGGAAGAGAACACAGCGCCGTATTTCACCCCGGCCCTGAGGGAATACGAGGAGCGCGTGGGCGTGCAGTGCCGCATCGTGGTCATCCGCGTCGGTCGGAGCGCCGCGGCAACGCCCGTCGAAACCGCGCTGAAAGGCCGCGAGATCACGGTGATCCCGTTTCGGGGTGACTACTACAACCTGCCCAACGTGGTGCCGCTGCTCTGCCGTACTCCCGAGACCCTTCTCAACGAGGTGCTCGAGCAGCCGCTCTACACCGAGGAAGATGAATTGCCCAAGGGCTACGACGAGGCGACCCATGAGATTCTCTGACGTGCTCGATCGGCTCGAATCCCTCGAAACGCTGGCGTCGACACGCGAGCGGGTCGCCCCCTGCGACGGCGCTCGGCACATCCGCGTCGAGACCGGCGCGCTTGTCTGGCGATGCCGTGTCGAGGAGGCGTTTCAGGGCTGGGGCGTCTTCACCATCGGTACAGACCGTGTGGCTCGCCTGGTGCGCGAGGCGAGCCACACGGAGCGGCAGCATTGGCTCAACGGTCGCCCGCGCTGCCGTCTGGTGCTTCTCGAGAATGAGGAAGGCCAGACGCGCAGGGCGTGGTGCGAGCACGCGGGGAGTTCGGGAGACCGGCGTGAGGGGGCGCGAGTAGTGCGGGTGAGCCTGACCCATGGGCTGAGCGCGTACGAGAGCATCGACGCGGTGTTCGACGGCGAGCGGCACTGGTCTCTCGGTCTCGATCCCACCGTCCCTCCCTGGCGCGCCGAGCGACTTCGCACACAGCTGACGAGCTCCCGACTGGCGCTCAGTGGCCAGGAGAGCCTCATGCTGGTTGACGACGAGCAGGTGACGCACCATCTTGCGCTCGCCCTGGCGCTGGGAAGCGGCGAGCTGCTGTCGTGGCAGCGTGTTCTCACGGGCTTCCTGGTGTCGTGGGCCAAGGAAGGCGAGCACTTCCGCACCCTCGTGGACGAGCACCTCTCCGTGAAGCGGGCCGGACTGTGCCTGAGCGGGCTCGACGCAGACCACGATCTCACGACCCTGGCCTCGCTCATCGGACGCGAGCGGTGAAGGCCCCAGCAGCAACCGCGTGCCCTCGAGGTGCGGGGGGCAAGCCGCCAGTTCAGCGAGGGGAGGTGCACGTGAAGGCCCCAGCAGCAGCCGGGTGCCCTCGAGGTGCGGGGCTCGAGTGATGAAGGAGGAGCGACCATGCGCGTAACCGTCTGCGGCATCGGAACCATCGGGGCGAACCTCATCGAGCATCTCGCGCGGCAGGCCCAGCCCGGCGATGTGCTTCGCGTGATCGACTTCGACAAGGTCGAGGCGGCCAATCTCCTCAACCAGCCGTGGCAGCGTCACCAGATCGGTCATCCCAAGACCCGCGCCCTCGACGAGCTGGTGGCCCGCTTCAGCGGCGCGTCGGTGGAGACCGTGCAGAAGCGTCTCACGTCAGAGAACGCGGCACGCCTGCTGGGGGAGAGCGACATCGTGATCGACGCCTTTGACAACCGCGAGGCGCGGGCGGCAGTCAGTGAAGCCTGTCGGGCCGCGGCGCTGCCGTGCATCCATGCCGGCCTCCACCCCAGCGGATACGCCGAGGTGGTGTGGGACGAGCGCTACACCGCGCCCGAAGCCGACGGCACAGACGCCTGCGCGCTGCGGCAGGCGCGATCGCTCTCGCTTCTGGCCGTGGCGGCTGTGGCCCGCGTGATCGAGCGCTGGCGCAGCGATGGCACGAAGATCTCGTACACCATCACGTCAGGCGACCTGCAGATCAGCCCCATGTGAGCACCTGCACATCGCGGGCTTGAGCGGAGCGTAAATGTGCTCAACATCGCGGGCTTGAGCGCAATTGAGCTCAACATCGCGGGCTTGAGCGCAATTGAGCTCAACATCGCGGGCTTGAGCGCAAATGAGCTCAACATCGCGGGCTTGAGCGTAAATGTGCTCAACATCGCGGGCTTGAGCGTAAATGTGCTCAACTCGACGGCATAGAGCGCAGGCGCGCGATGGCCTCGAGGTCTCGCCGCCAATCGCCCATCGAGAACACGTTCATCTCGTCGATGCCCAACCGCTCCATCTCGCCGAGACGTGCCCGACACGTCTGTGCGCTGCCCGCCAGCGCGAACGCCGTGCACATCTCATCGGCGAGGGCATCTCGGTGCTCCGCGTCCCCCTCGTGCCATCGCCTCGCCCACCCCACCAGGCCCGGCAACCCTTCGGCGT
The sequence above is a segment of the Pseudomonadota bacterium genome. Coding sequences within it:
- a CDS encoding ThiF family adenylyltransferase, with translation MRVTVCGIGTIGANLIEHLARQAQPGDVLRVIDFDKVEAANLLNQPWQRHQIGHPKTRALDELVARFSGASVETVQKRLTSENAARLLGESDIVIDAFDNREARAAVSEACRAAALPCIHAGLHPSGYAEVVWDERYTAPEADGTDACALRQARSLSLLAVAAVARVIERWRSDGTKISYTITSGDLQISPM